The following are encoded together in the Drosophila takahashii strain IR98-3 E-12201 chromosome X, DtakHiC1v2, whole genome shotgun sequence genome:
- the LOC108063738 gene encoding glutathione hydrolase 1 proenzyme, whose protein sequence is MFVRISLNSCIPVVIILLVAVYWYRLPERNAVPKRSARRPPNPVDPLPPSNSPLHQFSRAAICSDSDVCSDLARKVLEKGGSVVDAALAALICNGLIGMQSMGIGGGMVMNIYSGKERKSYSILAREIAPLALRAENFSSFRDEQDFKRSGWSIAVPAELAGYAVAHQRFGRLRWEELVLPTLELCRRGYRLYKHQFDALVLNQDMIRADPGLRRMFIDPVSGHFWPLGHLIRPSAQLCTTYDRLANEGPLSFYRGSIADDLLADLRDMGSVIAREDLNRAHAKLSRALVMPLDEHDLHLTPPPGSGHVLGFIMNILRQFRVDFSRVRTMGAREIHLMVEAMKFGFVKRWLLDESANEELLANLTSYELAKSMAKKMNDSRTFNSSEFYGAGSSGIQIRDEHGTAHTSVLHGNDAVSVTSSINFYFGSGRTGRRTGVIFNNAMSDFSMEQMKNYFDLPFLPGTNGIAPAARPMSSMSPVIVTERSTGKVRLVVGAAGGTKIISSLAPLLVRILWQRARIKSAIDASRIHHQMSPNVLHYEYGLLESHLKSLEDRGHRCERYENRGSVICGIEQQNETIWVNSDFRKPGGVSGF, encoded by the exons ATGTTCGTTAGGATTAGTCTGAATAGTTGCATACCCGTGGTGATTATCCTCTTGGTGGCTGTCTATTGGTACCGACTTCCCGAAAGAAATG CAGTTCCAAAGAGGTCGGCTAGGAGGCCGCCAAATCCGGTGGATCCACTACCGCCCTCCAATTCGCCGCTCCATCAATTCTCCAGGGCGGCCATTTGCTCCGACAGCGATGTGTGCAGTGATTTGGCCCGGAAGGTCCTGGAAAAAGGAGGCAGTGTGGTGGACGCGGCCCTGGCGGCCCTTATTTGCAACGGACTCATCGGGATGCAGAGCATGGGAATCGGTGGCGGTATGGTGATGAACATCTATTCGGGAAAGGAGCGCAAGTCCTATAGTATTTTGGCCCGGGAAATTGCTCCACTGGCCCTGCGGGCGGAGAACTTCTCGTCCTTTCGCGATGAGCAGGATTTCAAGAGATCCGGCTGGTCCATCGCCGTGCCAGCGGAACTAGCCGGATATGCGGTGGCCCACCAGCGATTCGGGCGGCTGAGGTGGGAGGAGCTGGTGCTGCCCACCTTGGAGCTGTGCCGTCGTGGCTATCGGCTGTATAAGCACCAGTTCGACGCCCTCGTCCTCAACCAGGACATGATTCGGGCCGATCCCGGCCTGCGGCGGATGTTTATCGATCCGGTTTCCGGTCACTTCTGGCCCTTGGGCCATCTCATCCGACCCTCGGCTCAATTGTGCACCACCTACGATCGGTTGGCCAACGAGGGACCACTCAGCTTCTACAGAGGATCGATCGCCGATGATCTGCTAGCCGATTTGCGGGACATGGGCAGTGTCATAGCCAGGGAGGATCTGAACCGAGCCCATGCCAAGTTGAGCAGGGCGCTGGTGATGCCTCTGGATGAGCATGATCTCCATTTGACCCCGCCACCTGGTAGTGGTCACGTCCTGGGCTTCATCATGAACATTTTGAGGCAGTTCCGAGTGGATTTCTCAAGAGTCCGAACCATGGGCGCCCGGGAGATCCATCTGATGGTCGAAGCCATGAAGTTTGGCTTTGTCAAGCGTTGGCTACTGGACGAATCCGCCAACGAGGAG CTTTTGGCGAATTTAACGAGCTACGAACTGGCGAAATCCATGGCAAAGAAAATGAATGACTCACGGACCTTCAACAGTTCTGAGTTTTATGGAGCTGGTTCATCTGGAATACAAATACGGGATGAGCACGGCACTGCCCACACTTCAGTTCTGCATGGAAACGATGCCGTTTCGGTGACCAGTTCTATTAATTTCTA TTTCGGTAGTGGACGAACAGGAAGGCGCACAGGAGTCATCTTTAATAACGCCATGTCCGACTTCTCGATGGAGCAGATGAAAAACTACTTTGATTTGCCATTTCTTCCTGGCACGAATGGCATAGCTCCCGCCGCCCGTCCCATGTCTTCGATGAGTCCGGTGATTGTCACGGAACGCTCCACCGGAAAAGTACGCTTGGTTGTGGGTGCCGCTGGCGGCACCAAAATAATCTCCTCCCTTGCCCCGCTTCTCGTCCGGATCCTTTGGCAGAGGGCAAGAATCAAGAGCGCCATCGATGCCAGTCGCATCCATCACCAAATGTCGCCCAATGTCCTGCACTACGAGTACGGACTACTCGAAAGTCACCTGAAGAGCTTGGAGGACAGGGGCCATCGGTGCGAGCGATATGAAAACCGCGGATCAGTCATCTGCGGCATCGAACAACAGAATGAGACCATTTGGGTAAACTCGGATTTCCGGAAGCCAGGTGGAGTTAGCGGATTCTAA
- the LOC108069743 gene encoding uncharacterized protein: MPVQPVRPVSTYDNLGASSQSRELESGMLEPEPEVEVDMELNASGTSHSIAAVKAALNDAKSKFFGINNYESPEAGKSAAQVVNVKPEPKYQNVPQRDEIPAVAAPESPSLPSASHPTSPSGDLQNRALRYATTYEQIPLSDLEAPQSSQAVYMSTTVPQNMKGMKIAGRHTPTRNSLRHSRMIVVNHKNHDSLQATRNLNISRQLLIMQLAVGLLIVGLAAWILILAPNASILINPYLGGLSLLLASVAGLILMRRNHKISDHRPPNSCYKVLLAECYVSNGLALIFCCLALVCAAIEFAELTSSAAGDCGPTSSSLLSYHNCTCLSAGEAVTSSFEDPSALIAVQESSQSDGCGELRIEWKYLLAFSMALNTLGIVATFLYITLFICCHRNRDHFYTSV, translated from the exons ATGCCAGTGCAACCAGTCCGTCCCGTGAGCACCTACGACAACTTGGGCGCCTCCTCCCAGTCGAGGGAGCTGGAGTCCGGAATGCTTGAACCGGAAccggaagtggaagtggataTGGAACTCAATGCCAGCGGCACTAGCCACAGTATAGCTGCTGTCAAGGCGGCCTTGAACGATGCCAAGTCGAAATTCTTCGGGATAAACAACTATGAGTCACCCGAGGCCGGCAAGAGTGCCGCTCAGGTGGTGAATGTCAAGCCGGAACCAAAGTACCAGAATGTTCCGCAACGGGATGAGATCCCTGCAGTGGCTGCTCCAGAATCTCCATCCCTTCCATCGGCATCCCATCCCACTTCTCCTTCCGGCGATCTGCAGAACAGGGCACTCCGCTATGCCACCACCTACGAACAGATTCCCCTCAGCGATTTGGAAGCTCCGCAGTCGTCGCAG GCCGTCTACATGAGCACCACAGTTCCGCAGAACATGAAAGGCATGAAGATCGCCGGTCGACATACGCCAACCCGAAACAGTCTGCGGCACAGCCGGATGATCGTTGTTAATCACAAAAATCATGACA GTCTCCAAGCGACAAGGAACCTGAATATTTCGCGGCAACTcctaattatgcaattagcTGTTGGTCTGCTGATTGTTGGACTAGCGGCTTGGATTCTTATTCTAGCGCCGAATGCATCAATATTGATCAATCCATATCTGGGTGGTCTGTCG TTGCTGTTGGCGAGTGTTGCGGGTCTGATACTGATGCGAAGGAACCACAAGATCTCGGATCACAGACCCCCAAACAGTTGCTACAAGGTCCTGCTGGCCGAGTGCTACGTGTCCAACGGCCTGGCGTTGATCTTCTGCTGTTTGGCCCTCGTCTGTGCGGCGATCGAGTTTGCGGAGCTCACCTCATCCGCGGCTGGGGATTGCGGGCCCACATCCAGCTCCCTTTTGAGTTACCACAATTGCACCTGCTTGTCGGCCGGCGAAGCAGTGACCTCCTCCTTCGAGGACCCGTCCGCACTTATTGCTGTTCAGGAATCATCGCA AAGCGATGGATGTGGAGAACTTCGGATCGAATGGAAATATCTCCTGGCCTTCTCGATGGCGCTCAACACTCTGGGCATTGTTGCAACATTCTTATACATAACGCTATTCATTTGTTGCCACCGCAACAGAGATCATTTTTACACGTCTGTGTAG
- the fw gene encoding P-selectin isoform X1, which translates to MFCCNLLFTISTSTSESQSRSHRNRTVVMTSPNAMPLIMLLLLALCTAGNCQICGPPAVPLNAKVRTVTVDSQIAEAHYECDAGYELFGSASVKCDVRTGWERDLPFCGVNVAYRKPVNQSSYTRSGPASYANDGKPGNKNPDGQECSETQKEPSPWWRVDLLTPQAVRVVRITTRGCCGHQPLQDLEIRVGNSSADLQRNPLCAWYPGTLDEGVVKTFTCARPLVGQYVAIQLVGVEGSLSLCEVETFTNDEFSMDRCLSPKIGVDTVVTTFSKTCYDFHITKGESFEKAQAICKQTGGDLVHDFRGATSQYILSELERRKTELKPQLVWIGAQKEPGITSRTWKWVNGDVVQKPTWGKDQPNNYNGEQNCVVLDGGRNWLWNDVGCNLDYLHFICQHSPLSCGSPDAQQNTTVMGKKFTLGEKIQYTCPKGHSLIGQTERECRLDGTWSGSSPTCKYVDCGSLPELKFGSIHMSEERSSFGVVATYSCHENYTLIGNENRTCAVEGWSGKQPECLVDWCPDPQPITGGNVRFSDKRAGSTATYVCETGYVLVGEAIISCGLGGEWSSKTPSCRFVDCGAPARPNRGIAILLNGTTTVNSVVKYECDEDHWLDGQTELYCTRDGKWSGEAPVCELVTCETPPVPSGSFVIGYDYNVHSKIQYNCDPGHIMHGTPVLECLDSGEWSADAPYCEYIDCGQILPIPYGSHKYVTNSTYVGSEVVFSCSQSHKLSGVLKRQCLESAVWSDTSPKCEEIRCPEPKLAAHSLLSVTGNDRMYGRTLIRTSESSQNAAQTYKIGALAKYRCERGYKMVGEALATCTDSGQWSGSIPECVYVECGAPESIGNGKAVLATNATYYGAAVLYECNVNFKLNGVSRRLCTEHGNWSHEAPECVEVVCDAPNISENLIVEAGPRAVGSVATFKCSKGRIMMGNDTRVCQKNGKWAGKSPTCRPVDCGRPLAIENGRVIVVNDSTLYGGSAEYHCIPNYNRIGQYLRKCTEDGAWSGKQPRCELSTAEGHETSELGTGVGIGATVIVALLVIFGLIFLYRNKARPVKNTENVQAAETKDERNAAVMSYSTLEANNRMHMDNNPSATFNTFQGGAGGRNASGGNPPDATSNGERLNNNRSENIYDQIPNEQFYDAPYEMRTNDEVYEPEPVASNVITINGISVR; encoded by the exons ATGTTTTGCTGCAACTTATTGTTCACaatatccacatccacatctgAATCTCAGTCCCGATCCCATCGTAACCGCACTGTGGTCATGACTTCTCCAAATGCAATGCCCCTCattatgctgctgctgctggcactGTGCACAGCTGGAAATTGCCAAA TTTGCGGTCCCCCAGCGGTGCCGCTGAATGCCAAGGTGCGAACCGTCACCGTCGACTCCCAAATCGCGGAGGCGCACTACGAGTGCGATGCTGGCTACGAGCTGTTTGGCTCCGCGTCGGTCAAGTGTGACGTCCGGACGGGCTGGGAGCGGGATCTGCCCTTCTGCGGGGTGAACGTTGCCTACCGGAAGCCGGTTAACCAGAGCTCCTACACCCGGAGCGGTCCTGCGAGCTATGCGAACGACGGCAAGCCGGGTAACAAG AATCCCGATGGTCAGGAGTGCTCCGAGACGCAAAAGGAGCCGTCCCCTTGGTGGCGCGTTGACCTCCTGACCCCGCAGGCGGTGCGCGTGGTGCGGATCACCACAAGGGGCTGTTGCGGCCACCAGCCGCTGCAGGATCTGGAAATCCGGGTGGGCAATAGCAGTGCGGATCTGCAGCGGAATCCGCTGTGCGCCTGGTATCCCGGCACCCTCGACGAGGGCGTCGTGAAGACCTTCACCTGTGCCCGCCCCCTGGTCGGCCAATATGTGGCCATCCAACTGGTGGGCGTCGAGGGCAGCTTGAGTCTCTGCGAGGTGGAGACCTTCACCAACGACGAGTTCTCCATGGATCGCTGCCTGAGTCCCAAAATCGGAGTGGACACCGTGGTGACGACATTCTCGAAAACCTGCTATGACTTTCATATCACAAAAGGAGAAAGCTTCGAAAAGGCGCAGGCCATTTGCAAGCAGACAG GTGGCGACTTGGTACACGACTTTCGGGGCGCCACCAGCCAATACATCTTGTCCGAGCTGGAGCGCCGGAAGACCGAACTGAAGCCGCAGCTCGTCTGGATTGGCGCCCAAAAGGAGCCGGGCATCACCTCTCGCACCTGGAAGTGGGTTAACG GGGATGTGGTTCAAAAGCCGACCTGGGGTAAGGATCAACCAAATAACTACAATGGCGAGCAGAACTGTGTCGTCTTGGATGGAGGTCGAAATTGGCTGTGGAATGACGTTGGCTGCAACCTGGACTACTTGCACTTCATCTGTCAGCACT CTCCATTGTCTTGCGGCTCGCCGGATGCCCAGCAAAATACCACTGTCATGGGCAAAAAGTTCACTCTGGGCGAGAAGATCCAATACACGTGTCCCAAGGGCCATTCGCTGATCGGTCAGACGGAACGGGAGTGCCGACTCGATGGCACTTGGAGCGGCTCTTCGCCGACCTGCAAAT ATGTGGACTGCGGCAGTCTACCAGAGCTAAAGTTTGGGTCCATCCACATGTCCGAGGAGCGGTCGAGCTTCGGCGTGGTGGCCACATACAGTTGCCACGAGAACTACACGCTCATCGGGAACGAGAACCGGACATGTGCCGTCGAGGGATGGAGTGGGAAGCAGCCGGAGTGCCTAGTGGACTGGTGTCCGGATCCCCAGCCGATTACCGGAGGGAATGTGCGGTTCAGTGACAAAAGGGCCGGATCCACGGCCACATATGTTTGCGAAACGGGATATGTGCTGGTTGGCGAGGCG ATCATCTCGTGCGGACTGGGCGGTGAGTGGTCGAGCAAGACGCCGTCGTGCAGATTCGTCGATTGTGGAGCTCCGGCTCGACCAAATCGAGGCATCGCTATCCTGCTGAACGGAACGACCACCGTGAATTCGGTGGTCAAGTACGAGTGCGACGAGGATCACTGGCTGGACGGGCAGACGGAGCTCTATTGCACCCGGGATGGCAAGTGGTCGGGCGAGGCGCCGGTCTGCGAACTGGTCACCTGCGAAACGCCACCAGTCCCATCCGGTTCCTTCGTGATCGGCTACGACTACAATGTCCACTCGAAGATCCAGTACAACTGCGATCCCGGACACATAATGCACGGAACTCCGGTCCTCGAGTGCCTGGACAGTGGGGAATGGAGTGCCGATGCACCCTATTGCGAAT ACATCGATTGTGGCCAGATCCTGCCCATTCCCTATGGCAGCCACAAGTACGTCACGAATAGCACCTATGTGGGATCGGAGGTGGTTTTCAGCTGTTCCCAGTCCCACAAACTGAGTGGTGTCCTTAAGCGTCAGTGCCTGGAATCGGCGGTTTGGAGCGATACGTCGCCCAAGTGCGAAG AGATTCGCTGTCCCGAACCGAAGCTGGCTGCCCACAGTCTGCTCTCCGTCACTGGGAACGATCGCATGTACGGACGCACCCTTATCCGCACCTCCGAATCCTCACAGAACGCTGCTCAGACCTACAA AATTGGCGCTCTGGCAAAGTACCGATGCGAACGGGGTTACAAGATGGTGGGAGAGGCTCTGGCCACCTGCACTGATAGTGGGCAGTGGAGCGGTTCCATACCGGAATGCGTCT ATGTGGAGTGCGGGGCCCCGGAGAGCATCGGCAACGGCAAGGCGGTCCTGGCCACGAACGCCACCTACTATGGAGCCGCCGTTCTCTACGAGTGCAATGTGAACTTCAAGCTGAATGGGGTATCCCGCCGCCTGTGCACGGAGCACGGCAACTGGAGCCACGAGGCCCCCGAGTGCGTGGAGGTGGTCTGCGATGCGCCCAACATCAGTGAGAACCTAATCGTCGAGGCCGGTCCCCGGGCCGTGGGCTCTGTGGCCACCTTCAAGTGCTCCAAGGGCAGGATCATGATGGGCAATGACACACGCGTCTGCCAGAAGAACGGCAAATGGGCCGGTAAAAGCCCCACCTGCAGGC CTGTCGACTGCGGACGCCCCCTGGCCATTGAGAACGGACGAGTGATCGTGGTCAACGACTCGACCTTGTACGGCGGGTCCGCCGAGTACCACTGCATCCCCAACTACAACCGGATCGGGCAGTATCTGCGCAAGTGCACCGAGGACGGGGCCTGGAGCGGAAAGCAGCCCCGCTGCGAACTGTCCACCGCCGAGGGCCACGAGACCTCCGAGCTGGGGACGGGCGTGGGCATCGGAGCCACTGTGATCGTCGCCCTGCTGGTCATCTTCGGCCTGATCTTCCTGTATCGCAACAAGGCGAGGCCCGTGAAGAACACGGAGAACGTCCAGGCGGCGGAGACGAAGGACGAGCGAAACGCCGCCGTGATGTCGTATTCCACGCTGGAGGCGAACAACCGTATGCACATGGACAACAATCCATCGGCGACGTTCAACACGTTTCAGGGCGGAGCCGGCGGACGAAACGCTTCCGGCGGCAATCCTCCAGATGCAACCAGCAACGGGGAAAGACTGAACAACAATCGGTCGG AAAACATTTACGATCAAATACCAAACGAGCAGTTCTACGATGCTCCCTACGAGATGCGAACCAATGACGAGGTCTACGAACCGGAACCGGTGGCCAGTAATGTCATCACCATCAACGGCATTTCCGTCAGATAG
- the fw gene encoding sushi, von Willebrand factor type A, EGF and pentraxin domain-containing protein 1 isoform X2: MSEERSSFGVVATYSCHENYTLIGNENRTCAVEGWSGKQPECLVDWCPDPQPITGGNVRFSDKRAGSTATYVCETGYVLVGEAIISCGLGGEWSSKTPSCRFVDCGAPARPNRGIAILLNGTTTVNSVVKYECDEDHWLDGQTELYCTRDGKWSGEAPVCELVTCETPPVPSGSFVIGYDYNVHSKIQYNCDPGHIMHGTPVLECLDSGEWSADAPYCEYIDCGQILPIPYGSHKYVTNSTYVGSEVVFSCSQSHKLSGVLKRQCLESAVWSDTSPKCEEIRCPEPKLAAHSLLSVTGNDRMYGRTLIRTSESSQNAAQTYKIGALAKYRCERGYKMVGEALATCTDSGQWSGSIPECVYVECGAPESIGNGKAVLATNATYYGAAVLYECNVNFKLNGVSRRLCTEHGNWSHEAPECVEVVCDAPNISENLIVEAGPRAVGSVATFKCSKGRIMMGNDTRVCQKNGKWAGKSPTCRPVDCGRPLAIENGRVIVVNDSTLYGGSAEYHCIPNYNRIGQYLRKCTEDGAWSGKQPRCELSTAEGHETSELGTGVGIGATVIVALLVIFGLIFLYRNKARPVKNTENVQAAETKDERNAAVMSYSTLEANNRMHMDNNPSATFNTFQGGAGGRNASGGNPPDATSNGERLNNNRSENIYDQIPNEQFYDAPYEMRTNDEVYEPEPVASNVITINGISVR; this comes from the exons ATGTCCGAGGAGCGGTCGAGCTTCGGCGTGGTGGCCACATACAGTTGCCACGAGAACTACACGCTCATCGGGAACGAGAACCGGACATGTGCCGTCGAGGGATGGAGTGGGAAGCAGCCGGAGTGCCTAGTGGACTGGTGTCCGGATCCCCAGCCGATTACCGGAGGGAATGTGCGGTTCAGTGACAAAAGGGCCGGATCCACGGCCACATATGTTTGCGAAACGGGATATGTGCTGGTTGGCGAGGCG ATCATCTCGTGCGGACTGGGCGGTGAGTGGTCGAGCAAGACGCCGTCGTGCAGATTCGTCGATTGTGGAGCTCCGGCTCGACCAAATCGAGGCATCGCTATCCTGCTGAACGGAACGACCACCGTGAATTCGGTGGTCAAGTACGAGTGCGACGAGGATCACTGGCTGGACGGGCAGACGGAGCTCTATTGCACCCGGGATGGCAAGTGGTCGGGCGAGGCGCCGGTCTGCGAACTGGTCACCTGCGAAACGCCACCAGTCCCATCCGGTTCCTTCGTGATCGGCTACGACTACAATGTCCACTCGAAGATCCAGTACAACTGCGATCCCGGACACATAATGCACGGAACTCCGGTCCTCGAGTGCCTGGACAGTGGGGAATGGAGTGCCGATGCACCCTATTGCGAAT ACATCGATTGTGGCCAGATCCTGCCCATTCCCTATGGCAGCCACAAGTACGTCACGAATAGCACCTATGTGGGATCGGAGGTGGTTTTCAGCTGTTCCCAGTCCCACAAACTGAGTGGTGTCCTTAAGCGTCAGTGCCTGGAATCGGCGGTTTGGAGCGATACGTCGCCCAAGTGCGAAG AGATTCGCTGTCCCGAACCGAAGCTGGCTGCCCACAGTCTGCTCTCCGTCACTGGGAACGATCGCATGTACGGACGCACCCTTATCCGCACCTCCGAATCCTCACAGAACGCTGCTCAGACCTACAA AATTGGCGCTCTGGCAAAGTACCGATGCGAACGGGGTTACAAGATGGTGGGAGAGGCTCTGGCCACCTGCACTGATAGTGGGCAGTGGAGCGGTTCCATACCGGAATGCGTCT ATGTGGAGTGCGGGGCCCCGGAGAGCATCGGCAACGGCAAGGCGGTCCTGGCCACGAACGCCACCTACTATGGAGCCGCCGTTCTCTACGAGTGCAATGTGAACTTCAAGCTGAATGGGGTATCCCGCCGCCTGTGCACGGAGCACGGCAACTGGAGCCACGAGGCCCCCGAGTGCGTGGAGGTGGTCTGCGATGCGCCCAACATCAGTGAGAACCTAATCGTCGAGGCCGGTCCCCGGGCCGTGGGCTCTGTGGCCACCTTCAAGTGCTCCAAGGGCAGGATCATGATGGGCAATGACACACGCGTCTGCCAGAAGAACGGCAAATGGGCCGGTAAAAGCCCCACCTGCAGGC CTGTCGACTGCGGACGCCCCCTGGCCATTGAGAACGGACGAGTGATCGTGGTCAACGACTCGACCTTGTACGGCGGGTCCGCCGAGTACCACTGCATCCCCAACTACAACCGGATCGGGCAGTATCTGCGCAAGTGCACCGAGGACGGGGCCTGGAGCGGAAAGCAGCCCCGCTGCGAACTGTCCACCGCCGAGGGCCACGAGACCTCCGAGCTGGGGACGGGCGTGGGCATCGGAGCCACTGTGATCGTCGCCCTGCTGGTCATCTTCGGCCTGATCTTCCTGTATCGCAACAAGGCGAGGCCCGTGAAGAACACGGAGAACGTCCAGGCGGCGGAGACGAAGGACGAGCGAAACGCCGCCGTGATGTCGTATTCCACGCTGGAGGCGAACAACCGTATGCACATGGACAACAATCCATCGGCGACGTTCAACACGTTTCAGGGCGGAGCCGGCGGACGAAACGCTTCCGGCGGCAATCCTCCAGATGCAACCAGCAACGGGGAAAGACTGAACAACAATCGGTCGG AAAACATTTACGATCAAATACCAAACGAGCAGTTCTACGATGCTCCCTACGAGATGCGAACCAATGACGAGGTCTACGAACCGGAACCGGTGGCCAGTAATGTCATCACCATCAACGGCATTTCCGTCAGATAG
- the LOC108069742 gene encoding serine/threonine-protein phosphatase 4 regulatory subunit 2, translating to MAKKAAQQQLQADIQTDEDLERFMERPGLLVLDVYSEWCGPCLGMVGSLRKVKLEIGGDNLHLAICKSDTITSLKRFNKRSEPIWLFVTGGKAVNLMFGSDVPKLVGLLTRELEKVLQRQARQVTYRMDELQPIEVEQQRIKMEAIERAERIEREIKHKKQVDYLTQVTDSIMENMPDIGVTVFGPQVNRDMFKKLTEPAEPLKMQCKDRRVIQVSSDQFEVVNFSCKNPMPPDVIEQLDGKELLMCFWKIDESIGTVPNVLMAYANELTKERVAPPNEDIPEEHVIPPIIATMKMKIEVELKEGEVWVEEVSSEEEARLLNQAKGKGKSKSVVHEDAGHVAEEEAPDLDAEEEVSEEESPGGGAEPGGDVMGGFPSMPGFDMELDAGDEVAEDEEEVQEVKEEEPPKPLTRTKTVKMPPIWVANNRRTHAALIYVFFRGQTSGFLPPDPKPEPPHVIMAFDASKRKEIMHVVDRHKDDVPLYGYFSSAEPDEAELIANSTDKYEGSPKSASDKIVLKVNKVQSNMMLSLVSYGPSYVSPNVTVGKDEALKFFPEDYKPQEEVVVEPEKKKKRSKKSQDIRESVETEPATAAAPPAEAPPAAEGGEAATAEGEAPLAAVEGEAGPPAGDGEAVAAVEPTFEGGAAEAPAPEAPAPEAAPEAPKEEAPPAEVTEPEAPEVPAPAAADPAPEPPAE from the exons ATGGCGAAGAAGGCGGCTCAACAACAGCTGCAGGCGGACATCCAGACGGATGAGGACTTGGAGCGCTTCATGGAACGGCCGGGACTTTTGG TTCTGGATGTTTACTCCGAGTGGTGCGGTCCTTGTCTAGGAATGGTGGGCAGCCTGCGCAAAGTCAAACTCGAGATCGGTGGCGACAACTTGCATCTGGCAATT TGCAAATCGGACACCATCACATCCCTCAAACGATTCAACAAAAGGAGCGAGCCCATCTGGCTCTTTGTGACC GGCGGCAAGGCTGTGAACCTTATGTTTGGCTCGGATGTGCCCAAGTTGGTGGGCCTGCTGACCAGGGAGCTGGAGAAGGTTCTCCAGCGGCAGGCGCGCCAAGTCACCTACCGAATGGACGAGCTGCAGCCGATCGAGGTGGAGCAGCAGCGCATCAAAATGGAGGCCATTGAGCGGGCCGAGCGGATTGAGCGCGAGATTAAGCACAAGAAGCAGGTGGACTACCTCACCCAGGTGACCGACTCCATAATGGAGAACATGCCGGATATCGGAGTGACTGTCTTTGGGCCCCAAGTCAATCGCGACATGTTCAAGAAGCTCACGGAGCCCGCGGAACCGCTGAAGATGCAGTGCAAGGATCGCCGGGTCATCCAGGTGAGCAGCGACCAGTTCGAGGTGGTGAACTTCAGCTGCAAGAACCCCATGCCGCCGGATGTGATCGAGCAGCTGGACGGGAAGGAGCTGCTGATGTGCTTCTGGAAGATCGACGAGAGCATCGGAACTGTGCCCAATGTGCTGATGGCCTATGCCAACGAGCTGACCAAGGAACGGGTGGCGCCCCCCAACGAGGACATACCCGAGGAGCATGTCATTCCGCCGATAATCGCCACCATGAAGATGAAGATCGAGGTCGAGCTGAAGGAGGGCGAGGTGTGGGTGGAGGAGGTCAGCTCCGAGGAGGAGGCGAGACTGCTCAATCAGGCGAAGGGCAAGGGCAAGTCCAAGTCGGTTGTCCACGAGGATGCTGGCCACGTGGCCGAGGAGGAGGCACCCGACCTGGATGCCGAGGAGGAGGTCAGCGAGGAGGAGTCCCCCGGCGGCGGCGCTGAGCCCGGTGGCGATGTGATGGGCGGGTTCCCGTCCATGCCGGGCTTCGATATGGAACTCGATGCCGGCGATGAGGTGgccgaggacgaggaggaggtccAGGAGGTCAAGGAGGAGGAACCGCCCAAGCCGCTGACCCGCACCAAGACGGTGAAAATGCCACCCATTTGGGTGGCGAACAACCGGCGCACCCACGCCGCCCTCATTTACGTCTTCTTCCGCGGCCAAACCTCCGGCTTCCTGCCGCCGGATCCCAAGCCGGAGCCACCCCACGTCATCATGGCCTTCGACGCCTCCAAGCGCAAGGAGATCATGCACGTGGTTGATCGCCACAAGGACGATGTGCCGCTCTATGGCTACTTCTCCAGCGCCGAACCGGATGAGGCCGAGTTGATTGCAAATTCGACGGACAAATACGAGGGCAGCCCCAAATCGGC GAGCGACAAAATCGTGCTCAAGGTCAACAAAGTACAGTCCAACATGATGCTATCGCTGGTTTCCTACGGACCCAGCTATGTGAGTCCCAATGTGACAGTCGGCAAGGACGAGGCCCTCAAGTTCTTCCCGGAGGACTATAAGCCCCAAGAGGAGGTCGTCGTGGAGCccgaaaagaagaagaaacgc AGCAAGAAGAGCCAAGATATCAGGGAGTCCGTGGAAACGGAGCCTGCGACggcagcagctcctcctgcCGAGGCTCCCCCTGCAGCCGAAGGAGGCGAAGCTGCCACCGCAGAGGGAGAAGCTCCATTGGCGGCGGTGGAGGGAGAAGCTGGTCCACCAGCCGGCGATGGCGAGGCGGTGGCCGCCGTGGAACCCACCTTTGAAGGCGGAGCCGCTGAGGCCCCAGCTCCGGAGGCTCCTGCGCCGGAAGCCGCACCCGAGGCGCCCAAGGAGGAGGCTCCGCCCGCCGAGGTAACAGAACCAGAGGCTCCCGAAGTTCCTGCGCCTGCCGCCGCTGATCCGGCGCCCGAACCACCTGCCGAGTAG